The Purpureocillium takamizusanense chromosome 11, complete sequence region CCCAggcctcatcctcctcggtgcgtaacgcccgcgagcgcgcagcctcgtcctctcctctcctctcctctccccccctctcctccggccctgccctcctcccccggcaCCTGCTTTTTTcgcccttgggcttgggctaACTTCTGGGCCCCCCACAGCCCTGATCCCCATCACGGCCTTTGCCCTCGGGACGTGGCAGGTCCAGCGCCTGGGCTGGAAaaacgacctcgtcgccaagtTCGAGGACCGCCTCGTTCGCGaccccctgcccctgccgccCACCGTCGACCCCGCGGCGATCCACGACTTCGACTACCGCCGCGTGCTCGCCACGGGCCGCTTCCGGCACGACCAGGAGATGCTCATTGGGCCGCGCATGCGCGACGGGAAAGACGGCTACATGATCGTGACGCCGCTGGAGCGCGACAACGGCTCCACGGTGCTCGTCAACCGGGGGTGGATCGCAAAGGAccgccgcgagcagcggACGCGCCCGGACTCGCTGCCCCGAGGCCAAGTcaccgtcgagggcctgctgcgcgagccCTGGAAGAAGAACATGTTTACGCCGGAGAATAGGCCCGACAAGGGCCAGTTTTATTTCCCAGACGTGCAACAGATGGCTGCTCtgacgggcagccagcctgTATGGATAGAGGCCACCATGGGTATGTCTCTCCGCTCCCTGTGCTTCGCTTCGCGCCACCTGTCTGTCCCCTGTCGAGCTGACTCTTGCTGACACGTCCTAGAACCCGAGTACATGCGGATGATGGACTATGAGGCGCGCGGCATCCCCTTTGGCCGCCCCGCCGAAGTCAACCTGAGGAATAACCATGCCCAGTACATCTTTACCTGGTCAGACCCCACGCCTGCCGCATTGTCTCGATGCGCTTGTCTGCTGACACGCCGTTAGGTACGGATTATGTGTGGCCACGACCATCATGCTGTACATGGTTGTGAAGAAGCCGGCCAACAGcgtggcccgccgcgtccaggTCACCAAAAATCTGTGAACGAGGCCGTTGCGATGCTTCATGTGACCTCAGtagcgtcttcgtcgtcgtcgcgttcCCCACGCGAGCGtttggcgcggcgcaacTTGGCGGGCCGGGGCAATGGCATTCTCAAGTCCTGAAGCAGCTCCCGCGGCAAATGCTTCTGCGCCAGGGAGAACAATGTAACATCAGACCCAATTTGGCGTTGCCTGTACGATATTAGAAGACAGAACAAGACTCCATGATACCCGTCAACTCACCGTCCCATTAGCGTGGCCACGTCGCTCTCCTCGATCGTCTTGCGTTTGGCATGTCGCGCGTATGCGCCGAGGTCATCCCCCAGCTGCTCAAAGTACCACTCCGACGCCTGCGTCAGGGCGGTGAGCGTGTCAGCTGATATGCGAGGGTTGCTGAGGCCCGAGGACTGGAGAGCCGTCTGCGCCACTCGCTTGACGAaagacggcggcaacgagggGTATTCGATGCCATGCTTGGAGATGCGCTTTTGCGGCTTGCGGCTGGCCGCCCGTGACGCTTTCTGTTCCACGAGACCGGTCAGCTCAGCCGTGGTGGCATCCGCCTCGGGCATGTCGAAGTCATCATGCTCGGGCGGAGCAACTGAGGGATCATCGAGGTCCCGATGCAAAGACGCTTCAGCTTCCAGTTGATCATCTGGCGCTTCCTCGTCTGACTCTGACAGCGGATCCTGCATCAAAAAGGTCGTCTGGTCATCCAATCCGGGCGGTAGTTGCAGACCAAAGTCGCTTTCTCGCTCGAGGGTTgcgggccacggcgcctcGACATCAATGCTGTTGCCAGGTTAGAGATTGCGCGCAGGGTGCAATAGTTACACTTGAGGTTAGGCGCTCATACCGGTCATAGGTCAGATCAGCGGCCTCGGGTCTCTCTTGAAGATCCTCGAGAAAGCCGGGAAAGAAGTCGGACGCACGGCCGAGATCTGCGGTCGGATCATTGTTGAAGATGTCGCTGGATCGGACGCTGCCGAAGCTACCGCGGGACAATCTCGACCCCGGTTGCTCGCTATACGCGCGCCTCGGCTTTTCGACCGAACCGAGCGTGATATCCTCGAGACCAGAAGATCGAGGAGGCTGCAGatccgagtcgtcgtcgtcgtccaggggTAGAGAGAGTCGCGGCTGATCAAtaagcagctcgtcgtcgctctcttCGGGTATTGGCGCGACGCTCGGGGGCTTGCcgcgaggcgacgacgaaagAACGGGCTGGCTCGTCGGGGCCAAGACCTTGCTCAGGTTGCGCAGTATTCCCATGGGCGTCTCCCGCTGCTCCCGGAtactgcggcggcgattcTTTCCCGGCGTGAACATGGCCGTGCGGCGCTGGTGcagcgcgcgacgagcggccgTGGCGTGGGGGGTCGGGgcattgttgttgttgttgatgcgacggccgcccgacgccgaggtccCGCGTCGAATCGAGGCCAGGAGGTCTCGGGTCGCGCTTCGATCGAGGGGCGTATGGACGGAGCGGCGCGAGGACGGAGGCTCGGCGCTGAtggctcgacgggcgggcgtcgcaATGGCGATGGTTCGCTGGGCAGGTGTCTTGCCGCCACGGGGCTGGTCGAGACCCCGGGTTCCCGGCGTGGAAGCCATATCGGCTACGTGCCCTGGCTCCGCGGGTCGCCGTACAGCTGCACGCACGCGTCACGGGCGACGGCTAGGGAGGCGAAAGAGTAGTCGCGGTCGTCGTTTTAGCAAAAGGAATCGTGAGGCGGGCCCGGGCGACGATCTGCTGCTTAGCCGCGTCTGCAGCAACGCAAGGATGAGGCGTGCGCGGAGGCGTGATGCAGGGGCCTGGCCACGCGATGGCGCAAGAGAAGTAGAGAGTACGTGCAAATGGATGAATCGGGGGCTgtggcgcgggcgtcgtctaCCGGCGATGAAGGTGTAAGTGCAACGCGTGTGCGTACGACGCGGTTGGAGAAGGTCTGACCTGCTGGTGTCTTTTGGTGGGGCAGGACGTGGTGAAGATAGGTTATTAGGAGTACCGGGCGGGTACGTTAACGTTAGTGCCCTACGCCGGGGGACTTTATCCAGGGGCGTGGAGTTGGAGCCCAGTTCAACTGTGGGGCGCGAACGACAGTGAATTGTACCTATGGAAGTAGGCACTAAGTTACTTAGTACTACGGTAGTTAGTTACTGTACTTGCCTTCTGGGTTACCGCCAGTTCCGCTCAACCCAAGGTTGTAAACTTATGAGTGCTTCGTACCTGTACCCACTGTATATAACGGAATTCGCCGACGTGTACGACGTAGTTCCGGGCTGATTGTCTCAGATGAGATTCTAGGAAATTTTCAACCACGAGGGGCTCCAGACTCGCGAGAATGGCGACACCTCAGCCTCTAACTTTCAAAGGATGTTTTCTATCCGGTGGCtacgtcatcatcgtccaaATTCCTGCTGTCCTGCCCTCCGTCGTTTGCTCCTTGACATGATGTCCGTAAAGAAACGCAAACATGGCAGTGTTgtatccccccccccttggcgCTGCGAAGAGTCGATAGTCACGCTCGTTCGCATGGTGGAGCCAAAAGCAACTGCATTCATCATGGATATCATAAAACTAAACCATAGCTACAAGTAATACAAGTCGCGAAGAAGCTTCTCGCAGAATAGATGATAGCCGCCCACCCGCGGTCCTGCACGCATCCAGCACATGCCCGCCCACCAGACGATTACCAACGTGAGTGTCCCCTCATCAGTATGATGAGTAACTggaggacgatggcgacgacgaagattTCTTGTGGCCGTGTACCAGCGAAAGTAACGTTCCTCCAAACGCCTTGGCGTCTTTCACGCTCGACATCAACATGGATGCGACCCTGCCATAAGGCGTTGCCTTGCCTAGTGCTGCCAGACCCTTGAAgacgacgttgacggcgcTATGATGATCGCCGTGACCATAGTGGCTCATCGCGGAATCGACAATGGACTTTTCCGCGTGTCCCAGGCCCTTGTACGTCTCGTGCGAGCCGGACGTGTGTTTGGTGAGTTCATGCTTGACGAAGTGGCCGACTGTGCCGATCCCTCGTCAGTTACCTGCCATGCTTCTAGCGGGGGACGAGGGCTCACTGTTGACGTACTCAAGCCCATGATGAAGATGGGATGTCTTTAGCTTCTCTCGTCCTGACGGGGCCAAAGAGGGGGTGGTATATCCGAAATGGCTTGGtttgacggcggccagcagcagagggGACCGCGGGAAAACAAGTGTTGGGGTCAGCGCTTCGCCTTATATCTGGTTGAGCCTGGCAGCGTGGTCGACAgtggcggccttgaggccTCTTTCCCATGACCAAATCATTTGATAAGAGCACGGTTTCAGCCGTTGGCGGGCCGGCTGATGCATTCATGCCCGTGACGGAACATGGACCGTGCGTCGGCAGCTCCACGTAAttgcggcgtcggcaatTCAGTTTTGATGTAGATGTGGACTGGACCGAGTCTGCATGATGACGATATCCCTAGTAGAAAAAGGTGACTCACGTCTCGTAAACCTTTGCGGGCAACGGTATAGATGGGCGAGAATATCAATACTTGGAGTGAAACCGAGACGCCATCTGCGGCAGTCAACACACGAGCAAACGAATTTGAACCGTGGTGACATGAGGCTGACGGAAGCCACTTGATCAGTCTCCAATAGCGAAGACGCGGGCCGCATGATTGCAAATGTCATTACTAAAGCCCAGATATAgaggctgcagcagcaaagaGACGGAATCAAACCGCCGCGCGGATGTGGTGGTGACCTGTAGGTAGAAAGGTGCCTGCCAGTTGACGTAGTCGAAGGGATGGTGGGCCTCCACGTTTAGCTGCAAAGAGGTGATCTGTGCGGTCGTCCCCCCTCTGCCTGCTTCAGCATGTGCCGAGTCCCGGTTCTCACGATACTAGCCTCGTCTCTTGGTCGCCGGCTCGGGCTGCCCCGTGCTCATGTTTTGTTACGTTATCATGACCTAGTGGAAACCcgagatgacgacgactctGCCAGACGCAAAGCGAAAACGCGAGTGTCTCTCTCCCGGAAAAGGGGAAGAgccaagaaaaaaaaagaaaaaaaggtTGCAGCGAGCTTGCATGGGTGTCTTGCAGCGCGGGACTGGCCCTTCCAGTCACTTTGTCTGAAGACTCCAAACAACTCATTTACGCTGGCTCACCACCGCTCTCTACGGTGACTAAAGCTGTCCTGCGAGATATTTCATGGAACGTTAGAAAGcggggaagaaaaaaaaaacaggTTCTAGTACGGTCTATCTTGATAACTATGTCGGCATGAATGCCCTAGCCTTGGTGTAAGTGGTCTCTTCACGACCAAGGGGGCATCGTTGAGGAAGAACGCGAGCGCCGCTAGGAAAAGCGTCGGGGACGAGGACCGCACGGCCCAAGAGATAGTCCCCAGGGCTTCTGGTTTCCATGCATACTTTTTTCCGGCCTCGTCAAAAAATTCGCCGAACGTACAGTGACCTTGTTTCCTATCCTCCACGGTACGGATGACAAGCTGCTTAATGTCTTCGTCGAGGCATTCCAGCAAACTGAGAATCTTGTCCAGGGACGGCATGGGATGGAAGTCCTCGGGACTCAGGTCAAACCTCCGTGCTTGAAGGCCAAAGTTAGCAAGCTTTCCGTCGATACCAGAGGAAATGGCATTGCACaacgccaacggcggcggcgcttaCCCCAGCGACAATAAAGGTAGTCGTATTGTGGCCCATGGTCCAATTTCGGGACTATGTCCCGGTACGGCGAAAGATAACTAGCAGTCGCTGTCGGTTCCATGGCTGCTTGGAGGTATTTGCACAAGAATCGGAGTAGCagccggggggaggggggatctTGGGGCTTGGGACTACATCAagcggcggcaatggctgGCCGGCTTCTTGTATTTAACAGCGGCCGCGTCCTGGAGCTGTCAATACTCGAAAGTTATAGTAATAAGAAACTTGACATCTAGGAGACTCGTAACGGCCCGAGAGCAGCGATGGCTCCTGCCCGCGTACTATTGCTCACGGGCAAAATCTTTCATACGACCTGGAACTACTCGACACTTGTCCCTCCCATCAAAGTGCCAACGACTGACTACCATGACCGCCCACACATGCGCCCGCTTGCGGTCTTATCGTCGGTTCGAAACGGCTGCCTGAGGGCGGAGCCACACGTTACGTACGAAGGAGTAGCAGAATGACGAACCGGTGTGGCCCCTTTTTTACGCTCTCTCTTCATCATGTCTTCATGTCTCATGTCCATCGATCATAGCTAGCCCCATTGATGAGAACTGGATCAGCCTGCGGTCTGATACATACGTACAGTCATCAATGCCCCTTGTGGCAGGGTCACGGTCCCGTTTCTTTGCACGTTGCTGGAACCGGCCGGAGCTCAACTCGCAGTCCCCGAAACCAACGagtctcgccgtcgccccaaATGCTGTGTGAGCAATTCTTATCTCTGCGGGCCTGCCCCAGAGCTGGTACAGACTGCCTGCCTCGCGGAGAAGGGAGCCGTTCGCCCTAGAAATGCCTGACggggggcgccgcccgcacgcgccattgaagggcggcggccgcgtctcTCGGTTTTCCTTTGAGTCGTCATGCGTGACGTGGCTTGCCTTGTCGTGCAGGGACGTGGTGGCGGTTATTCCAGTTGCGTCTAAACAACACGGCAGGGAGCGCTCGATGCAGCACAAGCACATGGGAGTTGAGAAGAAGCCATCAAATGGGGATGACAGTACATGCACGGGACGGTGCAAGGGCAGGAAGAAGCCCAATATCTACATCGAATGGGGACCTGGTAGAGGGCAAACCCTGTGCCACATCTCCGTCACATTGATCACCTCGGGACCACCAGACTTTTTGTATCTACTTGAGCGTCGCGACACCAGACGGAAGGGGAGTGGATGTTACGGCGCATTTGACGACAGATACATGTGGCAAGACATAAATTCCAAGATGAAAACAAAGGACCAGACACACTTGACCACCTGCACCCCCCCCCATTCCGTCTCGAgcatatactgtacatgtaACAACTCTCCGCATTGCCATCTGTTGAATCCTTGGGGCCGGCCCTCTTCGCTTCTCAACGCGCCTGTCGTTTCCGTCCAAGTTGTGGATTGATCCAGTCATCAGCTCTCCTTGGCCGGCTACTATCCATGCCCCCGCAACGACAAGGActgctccatctcctcgatAAActgctccatctcctcgttAAACTCCGCCTCTGTGTCTCTTGCGTCACCTTGTGGGATACCTTGTGGGATACCTTGTGGGATACCTTGTGGGATCCCATCACTGAAAGGGCCCAAGTCGGGCCGGCCATGGCTCCAGGGAGCACGAAGCCGTGAAAAATAGAGAAACAGTTCGAGCCGTTTGGAATATTCTAGCCACGACACGCTCAGCGGCAtcagcaggaggagcgccCCCGCTCCTCCCGGAATACTTGGTTCGTCCACGCTGTCCAGGTAGTCTGCGAAGATATGGTCGGCTTCCTCTTCGCGATCGAAAGAATAGGCTGTCACGGCGTTGTTCAAAGCGCAATTAGCTGCATGGTGGAGATTCTGCCTGATTTCGCACTTGTAGATGACCGTCACGGCATTGGCCTTGGGGAAATTCTCAAGCTTGCCTATATCGTCGCGAAGGAGCCACTGAAATCGGGGGTCGTATCTAaggcgccgcctccatcggAAAGTGTCTGCGACTTGTTTCAAGCTGACAAGGCGCTCTTGAGCCAAGTTAGGTGCTTTTCGTCGCACGTCTGGGAAGATGGAATTTGCCCGTACCATACAGTTCGTCTTCACATTGCGCGTTATCTGGTTGACGTCGATGCACGAGGCCCATGAGCTCGCCTCGGGGTGGCCAAAACGGGGCCATGGTGGTTGCACGACGAGTGGTGGCGATGTGTGCAAGCCGATGGACTGGAGTGTAGGCCGTGCAGCGACGTTGCCTCTCCGAGGAGATGTACGGATCAGATTACAGAGACGGGCCGGGTTGACTTGGGGTGACGGGCTGCTCTTTATACTACGCACTTTAGGTCATGTTGGCTCTTGGATCCCAAGATCGTCTCCAGCACGGCCCAGAGGGCTGgaggctggggggggggggaataTTCATGACAGTTCTGATGATTAAAGGTGTTGGAAGACATGGGGGCAGGTCGGCCCTTCATGTTTCGACGACCGAGGCTTCGCGCCGCAGGGTTCACAATGTGGTTTGCCAAAGTCGTCTCCCAACGTGGGGATACAGCCACACCAAAGTTTGACGAAGCCAAGTCGAAATAATCATAGCGAGTCTAGTAGTGTCACCACACACGATATACTgctccctccccttcatGTTCCTCAGGCTCCCCCCACCGGGATCAAATTCTGACCACGGACGCATAGTCGATTCCTTTCCTgccaagaagaagctgcctgcctgcctgcctgcctgcctgcctgcctgcctgcctgcgtgccGGCCGACAAACAAAAAGCAGAGACCATGGCGGACTTTGGGCCAGGCGTTTCGCCGCTATGGTCCCGGGCGTCCTGCGCACACACAACGTATCGGGGACGTGCAGCGCTGCGAGCCGAtcccgggtcgtcgtcgtgtccgTTGACGAATGGCAATGGCGGACGTTGAAGTTGCCCCATGTCCCCATGTGTGTTTTGCCATGGAGCACTTTTGGGGTTTGTCGTTGGGTAATTCTGTGTGTTTGGCCGAGGAGTGATCCGACGATTTGTCATTCTGACGGAATCTAGAATAATGTAAAGTCCACAGGGCACCTCTGTGTTTTGTCATCTACCTTGAACCTCTCTTCTTCGTGTACAAATACGCGTCTACCAACATATCCCCGTCGTTTATGGAATACCACTGAGGAGTCAGTCACTCCACCAACGCCCGCGCCTCTTACCATAGCTATAAAATGCCACTCAGCATGTTGTGAATCTGTCTTTGATACCACGCCTGGAtggacacacacacacacacacacacagcatCGTCAGCATTTTTCTTTCCGCCCAACAATGTGTAGGGGAGTGTCGAGACTGGGAGGAAAGGGGTGAGTGATGTGTCGACGTACCGTCTCTGCGCCCCCCGCGATGCCCTTGATTCCGAGCTGCTTGAGCAACCAACTGCCAGGGACGGTGCGCGCGTAGacgttggcgtcggcgtcggcgacttCAGGGTTCAAGAGCGTGTTCACGGGGAGATGGGGGTTGAGCACCGCGGGGCGCCCAAGGCCGATCATGTCGcatgcgtcgtcgcgcagcgccgcctccatgccCTGGCGGGACCGGAAGCCGCCCGTCACCATGAGCGGCACGTTCCTGAACCTCTGGCGTATGGCCTTTGCGaagtcgaggaagaaggcctcgcgcgcgacggTGCTGGCCGCCTTGGGCGGGGCGTTGGCCATcatctgcggcggcggcaccgtgTAAGTCAAC contains the following coding sequences:
- a CDS encoding uncharacterized protein (EggNog:ENOG503NZWE~COG:B), giving the protein MASTPGTRGLDQPRGGKTPAQRTIAIATPARRAISAEPPSSRRSVHTPLDRSATRDLLASIRRGTSASGGRRINNNNNAPTPHATAARRALHQRRTAMFTPGKNRRRSIREQRETPMGILRNLSKVLAPTSQPVLSSSPRGKPPSVAPIPEESDDELLIDQPRLSLPLDDDDDSDLQPPRSSGLEDITLGSVEKPRRAYSEQPGSRLSRGSFGSVRSSDIFNNDPTADLGRASDFFPGFLEDLQERPEAADLTYDRIDVEAPWPATLERESDFGLQLPPGLDDQTTFLMQDPLSESDEEAPDDQLEAEASLHRDLDDPSVAPPEHDDFDMPEADATTAELTGLVEQKASRAASRKPQKRISKHGIEYPSLPPSFVKRVAQTALQSSGLSNPRISADTLTALTQASEWYFEQLGDDLGAYARHAKRKTIEESDVATLMGRQRQIGSDVTLFSLAQKHLPRELLQDLRMPLPRPAKLRRAKRSRGERDDDEDATEVT
- the SHY1 gene encoding surf-like protein (BUSCO:EOG09263V60~COG:C~EggNog:ENOG503NU6X~TransMembrane:2 (i76-95o284-303i)); its protein translation is MNSAPFFLLRSLRTSASLPKRAPRRCAAALPRAPPLRRPFSTTRPRADKPQPVDDPNFVSALDAPPRIVRAGRRHGPGLILLALIPITAFALGTWQVQRLGWKNDLVAKFEDRLVRDPLPLPPTVDPAAIHDFDYRRVLATGRFRHDQEMLIGPRMRDGKDGYMIVTPLERDNGSTVLVNRGWIAKDRREQRTRPDSLPRGQVTVEGLLREPWKKNMFTPENRPDKGQFYFPDVQQMAALTGSQPVWIEATMEPEYMRMMDYEARGIPFGRPAEVNLRNNHAQYIFTWYGLCVATTIMLYMVVKKPANSVARRVQVTKNL